The Streptomyces sp. NBC_00459 DNA segment CTGGCCAACGGCACGCAGCGGCTCGTGCCGACGGCCCATCCCGACTGGCTCGACCTCGTGTACGCCGATGACGCTTTGGCGACCCAGATGACAGACGGCGTTGCCACCTCGTCGTCCACCGCACCGGGCCTGATGCTTGCCATGCTCCAGGCCCTGGATGTGGCCGACGGCAATCGGGTGCTTGAGGTGGCCACGGGGACCGGCTACAACGCGGCACTACTGGCGCAGCGGTTGGGCAGTGAGCAGGTGGTCACGGTAGAGATCGACCCTGTGCTGGCACGTCTTGCGGAATCGCGGTTGCGGCACTGCGGATACACGCCGCTTGTCGTCGCCGGGGACGGCCGCGACGGCTACCCGGGCCGGGCACCGTACGACCGGCTGATCGCCACCTGCGGCTTCTCCACCATCCCGACAGCGTGGCTGGAACAGGTAAAGCCCGGCGGACTGATCGTGTGTCCGTTGGGCTGGGGCACTGTGAGCCTGGTCGTCGGCTACGACGGCCGTGCCGAAGGGCGGTTCCTGCCAGGAGGCTCTTACTTCATGGCCGTCCGTGACCCCGGCACCACAGGCATGCCGGTACACCCGGGCAGGCCGAGCGCGACGAGCGGGCGGCTTACGGCCCTCGATTCGGCCGTCTTCGCCGAGGACGACGCGTTCCGTTTCGTTCTGTCCCTTGCCGTGCCCGACACGGCGTTCGCCTTCGAGCGCGGCGACGACGGTGCGGTAACAGCCGTGGAAATGTGGGCTGTTGACGGCGCGTGGGCGCGATCAGAGGACGGGGCTGTACGACAGGCCGGGCCGCGCCTGCTGTGGGACGCGGTGGAGGCCGCGCACACGCTGTATGTCGAGAACGGCCGACCGGGCCGTGAGCGCTTCGGTGTGACCGTGACCGCCCAGGCGCAGCGCATCTGGCTGGACGCTCCCAGCCGCTCTGTGCCGCGCGGACAGTCGTGATCCAGCCCGATCTCCCCAACCTCCCGGGTCCGTACACCTACGGCGCGTGTCTGGTTGCGATCGAACAGGTGCTGCTCAAGCCGGATAAGGTGCCCTCGAAGTCAGGCGTGAGGGGGATCGCGTTGGAGCGACGGAAGGCGATCGGGATCGGGGCGGGGCTGGCGGTCCTACCCGTCTGGTGGGCCCTGCGGCAGGTGGCAAACGGGGGCGAGGGGGACTGGCGCACCGACGCCGCACCGCTGGAGCGGGCGTTCCCGCTGCTGGGCCCGCTCACCGACGCCAAGTGGGTGAGCAGCCGGGACA contains these protein-coding regions:
- a CDS encoding methyltransferase domain-containing protein; this translates as MTTHTEERAAELRRALADTLEADGQLTDPTWRKAFETVPRHPFVPEFWTLANGTQRLVPTAHPDWLDLVYADDALATQMTDGVATSSSTAPGLMLAMLQALDVADGNRVLEVATGTGYNAALLAQRLGSEQVVTVEIDPVLARLAESRLRHCGYTPLVVAGDGRDGYPGRAPYDRLIATCGFSTIPTAWLEQVKPGGLIVCPLGWGTVSLVVGYDGRAEGRFLPGGSYFMAVRDPGTTGMPVHPGRPSATSGRLTALDSAVFAEDDAFRFVLSLAVPDTAFAFERGDDGAVTAVEMWAVDGAWARSEDGAVRQAGPRLLWDAVEAAHTLYVENGRPGRERFGVTVTAQAQRIWLDAPSRSVPRGQS